From one Mytilus edulis chromosome 1, xbMytEdul2.2, whole genome shotgun sequence genomic stretch:
- the LOC139506622 gene encoding uncharacterized protein: MKTIKSKILVLETLRCFVKKKKSNVIHFRPSSVERSTFNFFCGSHSLVYVDSYKYLGIWFSEHVTWNKAVKELSKSASRALSCLTVKFYAYGGMTYQVFTKLYESLVQPILLYGASIWGNTEHRLINNVQNRASKIFLGVTKLTSNTAVQGDLGWLSCHAKQRLEVLRFFYKLETRTHTRTFYKIHLWSKRKRRSWNFNVIKLFRNMSVEHLMQPGISKELFFKVVKSKLRILELLIPTCIMIVSAQETMSTCPKASPIVFELSMSLLIHFGVVSSVKSPDCASEVTLPLWFTKLWNDNSNVNGNKLRLYRRYKKDLQPEHYVTNAMPRHLRSNLCKLRCGTLPLSVETGRYTKPPIPLEERICPFCNDAVEDEIHFLINCDIYSDLRFNLFHRAMVMDNSFCTKSDFNQFVFLIQNAELQYELSILVHNMIRRRRALKSNLHS, from the exons atgaaaacaataaaaagtaaaatattagtACTGGAAACCTTAAGG tgttttgtaaaaaaaaaaaaatcaaatgtcatACATTTTAGGCCTAGCTCTGTTGAACGTTCTACTTTCAATTTTTTCTGTGGAAGTCATAGTTTAGTGTATGTAGATTCATACAAATATTTAGGTATTTGGTTCAGTGAACATGTAACATGGAATAAAGCCGTCAAAGAACTCTCTAAATCTGCCAGCCGAGCTTTGAGCTGTTTGACTGTGAAATTTTACGCTTATGGTGGTATGACATATCAAGTGTTCACAAAACTGTATGAAAGTTTGGTACAACCAATATTGTTATATGGTGCATCGATATGGG GCAATACTGAACATAGACTCATTAATAACGTTCaaaacagggctagtaaaatatTCCTTGGAGTGACTAAATTGACTAGCAATACTGCAGTACAGGGTGATTTAGGATGGCTGTCATGTCATGCTAAACAAAGACTGGAAGTTTTGAGATTCTTTTATAAACTTGAAA cacgaactcatACTCGTACTTTCTATAAGATACATTTATGGTCGAAACGAAAACGTAGATCCTGGAACTTTAATGTGATTAAGTTATTTCGCAATATGTCTGTAGAACACTTAATGCAGCCCGGAATTAGCAAAGAACTATTTTTTAAAGTAGTTAAAAGTAAATTACGAATACTaga GTTATTGATtcctacatgtataatgattgTCTCTGCACAAGAGACCATGTCTACTTGCCCTAAAGCATCTCCAATTGT GTTTGAATTATCTATGTCATTATTGATACATTTTGGTGTAGTTTCTTCTGTTAAGTCTCCAGATTGTGCTTCTGAAGTAACACTACCT TTGTGGTTTACCAAACTTTGGAATGACAATTCGAATGTGAATGGAAACAAGTTGAGACTATATAGACGTTATAAGAAGGACCTTCAACCTGAACACTATGTTACTAACGCAATGCCACGCCACTTACGAAGTAATCTATGTAAACTTAGATGTGGAACTTTACCTCTGTCCGTCGAGACGGGTCGTTATACGAAACCACCAATACCGTTAGAGGAAAGAATTTGTCCATTTTGTAACGATGCTGTAGAAGATGAAATACACTTTTTGATTAATTGTGACATTTACAGTGACTTAAGGTTTAATTTGTTTCACAGAGCTATGGTCATGGATAATTCTTTTTGTACAAAGTcagattttaatcaatttgtatttttaattcagAATGCTGAATTACAATACGAGTTATCTATCTTGGTGCATAATATGATAAGAAGACGTCGTGCACTGAAAAGCAATCTGCACTCTTAA